One window from the genome of Pseudobacteriovorax antillogorgiicola encodes:
- a CDS encoding aminotransferase class I/II-fold pyridoxal phosphate-dependent enzyme, translated as MTSFRPVETFLSDPPSSSASYSYFKELLSALRSNDGRMEAIKALRTLEKRFAEAESADDFQKKYHFSFSKIDLGADHGVIHLLQLPSIFAPEEWSYTFYEGLSRFSPASFEDKTVAELGCGNGWITIALARRTRPRKIFGLDINPKAITCAEINLYLNSVGDNGEAILDEEGQALWDRVEFAESDLLSHVTQKKGLKLDRVVGCIPQVLSPDPQALLRKATEAASDQALYDLSNYTEAHGYLEDQFGLGLIAKAVEQSVACLRPSGSIIFNLGGRPGTKVLEGLFMRRGFHIDKVWSTRVVQAGDTDIQALVEIEESSPHRFEFYMGTDSRESISAKTAQAYAAAGGTIAHSLSVYEATLPSHEQVAKILDYLSTPANKKLHEALDLSSNDPQVYSERVRFLAHLAETFQTTQSLPYGDTQGVPELRENIARFVRTFYRAPVAMSQILVAPSRSDIVTNIISLYQPRRVLVDQDLVHRLIPAHYQGRLWLGSEILEAPRRLELLEDLVETLEPELVIACLTDFENESGVGLGNLFAVTAKKNCRLILDISNYFDLSSDPGSSAALQYMSHHTLPDHVHLICGLVKNRVYSDLQLAFLISENQSVIEALVSAAEFSYSRTPFLMQEYYNKILRDLLSFHMTQARESQVISIKEARVDHNTNPKLGPLAKNARLAFSHPCITRNQFPMSASTVRLDYGENCLAIPSNLSHGIYEAYVRREISFDEYDPSPEILANLKRDYQITGLDESQLVLGAGVAPLFAGLLIHIKQIGGTLVFPRGAYGEFVAAAQFFGVGLAHCETYEADKFKLTPKGLHKCLQGIQKPWVFINGPTVNPTGAAYSSTELDEIANVIEAHDGGLIFDSIFGGLNFKGDREPISLKHLATRDVPWVFLGGASKLFAAGGLRFGYALSDVPELIQWLHQNPFEGPHFTIQYAIKKVLAAYQSRDPELVSSLGQQRLLLAERAAILGSCLRECGWRVLEPDGGLFLIAKPDAYMGKEFLFTDNSGQEQKVVLDGVELVKSLFFTENLLINDSKWTGIDGYCRFVLSVTQEDFDQGLARLRSFHKRVLEKCN; from the coding sequence ATGACTTCATTTCGACCGGTTGAGACGTTTCTATCAGATCCCCCCTCCAGCAGTGCAAGCTATAGTTACTTCAAAGAGTTGCTTTCTGCCTTAAGAAGCAACGATGGCCGCATGGAGGCGATAAAGGCTCTAAGAACCTTGGAGAAGCGTTTTGCCGAAGCGGAGTCTGCGGATGATTTTCAAAAGAAGTACCATTTTTCCTTTTCAAAAATTGACCTAGGCGCCGATCACGGCGTGATCCATCTACTGCAGTTGCCGAGTATCTTTGCACCTGAAGAGTGGTCTTACACCTTCTACGAGGGCCTATCTCGCTTCTCTCCAGCAAGCTTCGAGGATAAAACTGTGGCTGAGCTCGGCTGTGGCAACGGCTGGATTACTATTGCATTAGCCCGTCGAACCCGGCCACGAAAAATATTTGGCCTCGACATTAACCCAAAAGCCATTACCTGCGCTGAAATCAACCTCTATCTCAATAGCGTCGGCGACAATGGTGAGGCCATTTTAGATGAGGAGGGTCAGGCTTTATGGGATCGGGTCGAATTTGCAGAAAGCGACCTCCTATCTCATGTCACCCAAAAGAAAGGCTTAAAACTTGATCGTGTGGTCGGTTGCATTCCCCAGGTACTCTCTCCCGACCCGCAAGCTTTGCTCCGCAAGGCTACCGAGGCAGCCTCCGATCAAGCGCTCTACGACCTTAGCAACTACACAGAAGCCCATGGCTATCTTGAAGATCAGTTTGGGCTCGGGCTCATCGCCAAAGCCGTGGAGCAGTCTGTCGCATGCCTTCGACCATCTGGTTCAATCATCTTTAACCTTGGCGGCAGACCAGGAACCAAGGTACTTGAAGGTCTGTTTATGAGGAGAGGCTTCCATATCGACAAGGTCTGGAGCACTAGGGTTGTGCAAGCAGGGGATACCGACATTCAAGCTTTGGTCGAAATCGAGGAAAGCTCACCTCATCGCTTCGAATTTTATATGGGTACTGACAGCCGGGAATCTATTTCCGCAAAGACGGCGCAAGCCTATGCCGCTGCGGGTGGAACAATCGCCCACTCGTTGAGCGTTTACGAAGCAACTCTACCATCCCATGAGCAGGTGGCTAAGATTCTTGATTATCTCAGTACCCCTGCAAATAAGAAGCTGCATGAGGCTCTCGATCTTTCGTCGAACGACCCCCAAGTATACAGTGAAAGAGTTCGGTTTCTTGCTCATCTAGCAGAAACTTTCCAAACGACCCAGAGCCTTCCCTATGGGGATACTCAAGGGGTTCCTGAGTTGCGCGAGAACATTGCTAGATTCGTTCGAACATTCTATCGAGCCCCTGTGGCTATGTCGCAAATCCTGGTAGCCCCGTCTCGTTCCGATATTGTTACTAATATAATTAGCTTGTATCAGCCGCGGCGAGTCCTCGTGGACCAAGATTTAGTTCATCGTTTGATACCGGCTCATTATCAAGGCCGACTTTGGCTAGGCTCAGAGATTTTAGAAGCGCCACGCCGCCTAGAGCTTTTAGAAGACCTGGTTGAGACTTTAGAGCCCGAGCTGGTGATCGCCTGCTTAACAGATTTTGAAAACGAATCCGGTGTTGGACTCGGCAACTTATTCGCCGTGACGGCTAAGAAAAACTGTCGCTTGATACTTGATATTTCGAATTACTTTGATTTGAGTAGTGATCCTGGTAGTTCCGCAGCTCTTCAGTATATGTCCCACCATACCTTACCCGATCACGTTCATCTGATTTGTGGCCTGGTAAAGAATCGGGTCTACTCCGATTTGCAGCTTGCCTTCTTGATATCCGAAAATCAGTCTGTTATCGAAGCATTGGTATCTGCTGCCGAGTTCAGCTACAGTCGCACGCCGTTTTTGATGCAAGAGTACTACAATAAGATTCTAAGGGATCTCCTTAGCTTTCATATGACCCAAGCCCGAGAGTCTCAGGTGATAAGCATTAAAGAGGCGAGGGTGGATCATAATACCAATCCTAAGCTCGGTCCCTTGGCAAAGAATGCGAGGCTCGCGTTCAGCCACCCGTGTATCACTCGGAACCAGTTTCCTATGTCAGCCAGTACTGTTCGCCTCGACTATGGTGAAAACTGTCTCGCCATTCCATCAAACTTGAGCCATGGAATCTATGAGGCCTATGTAAGGCGTGAGATCTCCTTCGACGAATACGACCCAAGCCCTGAAATCCTTGCAAATCTAAAGAGGGACTATCAGATAACGGGGCTCGATGAATCCCAACTTGTGTTGGGTGCTGGTGTTGCCCCCCTATTTGCAGGATTGCTCATTCATATCAAGCAAATTGGCGGAACCTTAGTATTTCCCAGAGGTGCCTATGGCGAGTTCGTCGCTGCTGCGCAATTCTTCGGAGTTGGCTTGGCCCATTGCGAAACTTATGAAGCCGATAAATTTAAACTTACCCCAAAGGGCCTTCATAAATGCTTGCAGGGTATCCAAAAGCCTTGGGTGTTTATCAACGGCCCGACGGTGAATCCGACAGGTGCAGCCTACAGCAGCACCGAATTGGATGAGATCGCCAATGTTATCGAGGCTCACGATGGTGGCTTAATCTTCGATAGTATATTTGGAGGGCTAAACTTTAAGGGTGATCGAGAACCCATATCCTTGAAGCATTTAGCGACGCGAGACGTGCCATGGGTTTTTCTCGGTGGGGCGTCGAAACTGTTTGCTGCAGGTGGACTTCGATTTGGCTATGCCTTAAGTGACGTTCCCGAGCTGATTCAGTGGCTCCATCAAAACCCGTTTGAAGGGCCACACTTCACAATTCAGTATGCAATTAAAAAGGTACTTGCAGCCTATCAATCCCGTGACCCTGAGCTTGTTTCGTCTTTAGGGCAACAGAGGCTTTTACTCGCTGAACGAGCTGCTATTCTTGGTTCGTGTTTAAGGGAGTGCGGCTGGCGCGTGCTAGAACCGGATGGCGGCCTTTTTCTGATCGCCAAACCCGATGCCTATATGGGTAAGGAGTTCCTCTTTACTGATAACTCAGGCCAAGAGCAAAAGGTTGTTCTGGATGGAGTGGAGCTTGTGAAATCTCTGTTTTTTACAGAGAATCTTCTGATCAATGATTCCAAGTGGACTGGAATCGACGGCTACTGTCGATTCGTTTTGTCCGTAACTCAGGAAGACTTTGATCAAGGCTTGGCAAGGCTTCGAAGCTTTCACAAGCGCGTGCTCGAAAAATGCAATTGA
- a CDS encoding DUF3103 family protein has translation MVKTNSLATGLWLSVLLVISSACGLDRDRRGHQAARELAQSQGIKEVQADLEAKGPTKSSDIASDQSYDIDDDTRESLSATEGMVVEVVTKGNDDESPLVAYVPQKDEDDIDELIAFDSEGNEVKLDAKKVPERTVIVIADDETLPVAEVPQSVETIQPFADEALRGSHKLDDIRFANVEEPWFKGSAEIYMVVTYIGKDGKGATQLIELPEVEDEDKTYRVNKVIHIWEVNRYQILDIAFFEHDSGYNYSEITKIAVGAAASITAIFVDPTGTTLAVVQAVSSVLSKVIDAIPSSAWTDDDDFIDSINTIEKYTDGTFYPSSRGDVEANISLFELKMNDE, from the coding sequence ATGGTAAAGACGAATTCATTGGCTACAGGCTTGTGGCTAAGTGTATTACTTGTGATTTCAAGCGCCTGCGGTCTCGATCGCGATCGCCGCGGACACCAAGCGGCAAGAGAATTAGCTCAATCCCAAGGGATTAAGGAAGTCCAAGCGGATCTGGAAGCCAAGGGGCCTACCAAGAGCAGTGATATTGCTAGCGATCAGTCTTATGACATTGATGATGATACCAGAGAATCGCTTAGTGCGACTGAGGGTATGGTTGTCGAAGTGGTTACCAAAGGTAACGATGACGAGTCGCCATTGGTCGCTTATGTCCCTCAGAAAGACGAAGATGATATCGACGAGCTGATCGCTTTCGATTCCGAAGGGAACGAAGTAAAGCTCGACGCAAAGAAGGTGCCGGAACGCACGGTCATAGTTATCGCGGATGATGAAACACTGCCAGTAGCCGAAGTACCGCAATCAGTGGAAACCATACAGCCATTTGCCGATGAAGCGCTTCGCGGCAGCCATAAATTGGATGACATCCGATTTGCTAATGTAGAGGAGCCGTGGTTTAAAGGTAGTGCTGAAATCTATATGGTTGTGACTTACATTGGTAAGGACGGTAAGGGGGCGACTCAGCTTATCGAGCTACCTGAAGTCGAAGATGAAGATAAGACTTATCGGGTGAACAAGGTCATCCATATCTGGGAAGTGAATCGCTACCAGATCCTTGACATTGCCTTCTTTGAGCATGACTCAGGTTATAACTACAGCGAAATTACAAAAATAGCGGTTGGTGCAGCAGCTTCTATCACAGCTATATTCGTAGATCCAACTGGCACAACACTGGCAGTGGTTCAGGCTGTCAGTTCGGTTCTATCGAAGGTAATTGATGCGATTCCTTCCTCAGCCTGGACAGACGACGATGACTTTATCGACTCCATCAATACAATCGAAAAGTATACAGATGGAACGTTCTATCCTAGCTCTAGGGGAGATGTAGAGGCGAATATAAGCCTTTTTGAACTCAAGATGAACGATGAGTAA
- a CDS encoding TIGR02147 family protein, with protein sequence MGYLTSKKLIREFVQDSPVTGYLDCIQYLEKTYHFVKDRKPGYSYIQFAVDLGFSATNVMHQIIRGYRKLTLKTAKKIALGLHLKGAQKKYFETLVEYRNETSGIKRDEIFGRLVEIKKDVLAKPHDKKWLDFFSIWYHPIVLEVLQLDQTKNDPKWVAAKVHPQITETQAQESMDLLQELDLIEWNDERQAFESKAASISSGHEVTGIGFIRYHQRMIELAKDSITRVSADNRDISSITFSCDQESLKDVKKMIHEFNENLQKHLEAVTKKDKVVQLNVQLFPVSTMFDKT encoded by the coding sequence ATGGGCTATTTGACTAGTAAAAAATTAATTCGCGAGTTTGTTCAGGATTCTCCTGTCACAGGTTATTTGGACTGCATCCAATACCTTGAAAAGACTTATCATTTTGTCAAAGATCGCAAACCGGGCTATTCCTATATCCAATTCGCAGTCGACTTAGGGTTTTCAGCAACCAACGTCATGCATCAAATCATTCGAGGGTACCGTAAACTCACTCTTAAAACAGCGAAGAAGATAGCCCTGGGACTTCACCTAAAAGGGGCTCAAAAGAAGTACTTCGAAACCCTGGTGGAGTATCGTAACGAAACTTCAGGAATCAAACGGGATGAGATTTTCGGACGTTTGGTAGAAATTAAAAAGGATGTTCTCGCCAAACCCCATGACAAAAAGTGGCTCGACTTCTTTTCTATCTGGTACCACCCGATTGTTCTTGAAGTCCTGCAGCTTGATCAAACGAAGAACGATCCAAAGTGGGTCGCTGCAAAAGTTCACCCCCAGATCACAGAGACCCAAGCCCAGGAAAGCATGGACTTGCTTCAAGAACTCGACTTGATTGAGTGGAATGACGAGCGTCAAGCATTTGAGTCTAAGGCAGCAAGCATTTCTAGTGGCCACGAAGTCACTGGCATTGGCTTTATTCGCTATCACCAACGAATGATCGAGCTTGCAAAGGATTCGATCACCCGTGTCTCAGCCGATAACCGGGATATTAGCTCGATTACCTTTAGCTGTGATCAAGAATCCCTAAAGGACGTTAAAAAGATGATCCATGAGTTCAATGAGAATCTACAGAAACACCTTGAAGCAGTGACTAAGAAGGACAAGGTTGTCCAATTGAACGTTCAACTCTTCCCAGTCAGCACAATGTTTGATAAAACTTAA
- a CDS encoding substrate-binding periplasmic protein, whose protein sequence is MKLFVLYLLVLMPQLAQSKELKLVFGLSLPPYVISENETGIEMDIIREVLEMDGHTLKPIFTTFEKVPILARKKGFAGAATVTKDLAKKNLFITDSHIKYQNFAITLKSSKTTINGLNDLAGKKIVAFQNADKYLGNEFKEAVGKAAKYEEVRFQEVQNRGLFNKTFDVVIGDINIFKYYNQKIKDVDTSPEVTYHAIFEPSHYHMAFQNKEIAEQFNKGLAKLKSDGRYQKIIDKYVKSDSML, encoded by the coding sequence GTGAAGCTTTTTGTCTTATACCTCCTTGTTTTAATGCCTCAACTGGCACAATCGAAAGAACTCAAGCTTGTATTTGGTCTTTCCCTTCCTCCCTATGTGATTTCAGAAAATGAAACTGGCATTGAGATGGATATCATTCGCGAGGTTCTGGAAATGGATGGCCATACCCTAAAGCCAATCTTTACGACTTTCGAAAAAGTGCCGATCCTTGCCAGAAAGAAAGGCTTTGCAGGGGCTGCGACGGTTACCAAGGATCTCGCCAAAAAAAACCTTTTCATCACCGATAGTCATATAAAATATCAGAATTTTGCTATCACACTCAAAAGTTCTAAGACTACAATCAACGGACTCAATGATCTTGCTGGCAAGAAGATCGTTGCCTTCCAAAATGCAGACAAGTATTTGGGAAATGAGTTTAAAGAAGCTGTCGGCAAAGCAGCAAAGTATGAAGAAGTGAGATTTCAAGAGGTGCAGAACCGAGGGCTATTCAACAAGACTTTTGATGTTGTCATCGGAGATATCAATATTTTTAAATACTACAATCAAAAAATTAAGGATGTAGATACAAGCCCGGAGGTGACCTATCATGCGATCTTCGAGCCATCGCACTATCACATGGCTTTTCAGAACAAAGAGATTGCAGAGCAGTTTAATAAGGGCTTGGCCAAACTCAAATCTGATGGGCGGTATCAGAAAATAATTGATAAATATGTGAAGAGTGATTCAATGCTTTAA
- a CDS encoding ATP-binding protein, which produces MTHRKTIQISLLSKSQNLSDLVQSEIHDLFGTQIELNIISERPVVEDNELLQPIFLADGQLGKKALLDFFAKSPDPSFKVLLAQESDFSLIKDMMNTDLDIRLIAVPWEQADFYRTVKDLLSDYFLHHAFDQVEYYENLVSHRRYRQALYDKETERASLAKNFEELKGSLIAPQKHSNQELTASLRESMNRLKLEPTLSTLIVQHPAGTQICQEGKPLDILCVILSGTVSHRKRDHDLSETEVMREGPGSILGSMAHFLGNKAYTSIFAEEDLELLQLNSETLELILNHSQEFTVQFINILLRQISGRVRLHVETNLQLQKALADLKAIQIKLVDTEKMATLGQLVAGIAHELNNPVAAIMSSIPQLGECLESIVNSNGHEGDFRWRAFEQGYQLASLSSRDLRQRRRDLEKMGLPESAATEFAEMSFHDRDILKAILKEFETYQKATGILQSYFQTGRFLKTIASSSQRLDNLVRSLRNYAKPGKREREPVDIHQGIEETLLMLQHRIKLVSVVKDYGTLSPVMGYPSKLNQVWTNIINNALDAMESQDTQNIRISTVAKENYVEVAFHDNGIGMSDVQLEKAFDLYFSTKKQGQVGMGLGLPICKSIVMEHGGDIRIASKVHQGTTVTVRIPTIGGRL; this is translated from the coding sequence GTGACACATCGAAAGACCATTCAAATTTCCTTGCTTAGCAAGTCGCAAAATCTCTCTGATTTGGTTCAGTCTGAGATACATGATTTATTTGGAACTCAGATCGAATTGAACATCATTAGCGAAAGACCAGTTGTAGAAGATAATGAACTCCTCCAACCCATTTTCTTGGCTGATGGTCAGTTGGGTAAAAAAGCTTTGCTAGACTTTTTTGCAAAATCTCCTGATCCATCATTCAAGGTGCTTCTCGCCCAAGAAAGCGACTTTTCCTTAATCAAAGACATGATGAATACCGATCTTGATATACGTTTGATTGCTGTTCCTTGGGAGCAGGCTGATTTTTATCGCACTGTAAAAGATCTCCTGTCGGATTACTTTCTGCACCATGCTTTCGATCAAGTGGAATACTACGAAAATCTGGTTTCCCATCGACGGTATCGGCAAGCCTTATATGATAAAGAAACAGAGCGAGCGTCCCTGGCTAAAAATTTTGAAGAACTAAAAGGTAGTCTCATAGCCCCCCAAAAACATAGCAACCAAGAACTGACGGCAAGCCTTAGAGAAAGTATGAATCGGCTCAAATTGGAGCCAACACTTTCTACACTGATCGTTCAGCATCCTGCGGGGACGCAGATCTGTCAGGAGGGCAAACCTCTCGACATCCTCTGCGTGATACTTTCTGGCACTGTGAGTCATCGCAAGCGTGATCATGACCTTTCCGAAACCGAGGTCATGCGCGAGGGACCAGGCTCTATTTTGGGTTCGATGGCTCATTTTTTAGGCAACAAAGCCTACACAAGTATCTTTGCAGAAGAAGACTTGGAGCTACTTCAGTTAAACAGCGAGACCTTGGAACTGATACTCAATCACTCCCAAGAGTTTACAGTCCAGTTTATCAACATCCTCCTTAGGCAGATCTCAGGCAGAGTTCGTTTGCACGTCGAAACAAACCTTCAACTACAGAAAGCATTGGCTGATTTAAAAGCCATCCAGATAAAGCTAGTTGATACCGAAAAAATGGCCACATTAGGACAATTGGTAGCTGGGATCGCTCACGAATTGAACAATCCCGTAGCTGCAATCATGAGTTCGATACCTCAGCTGGGTGAGTGCCTTGAGTCGATCGTTAACAGTAATGGACACGAAGGTGATTTTAGGTGGCGAGCGTTTGAGCAAGGTTATCAGCTAGCGTCCTTATCGAGTCGCGACTTGAGACAGAGGCGCAGGGATTTAGAAAAGATGGGACTACCTGAATCCGCAGCAACGGAATTTGCAGAAATGTCATTTCACGATAGGGATATTCTAAAAGCAATCTTAAAGGAGTTTGAGACCTATCAGAAGGCTACGGGGATACTTCAATCATACTTTCAAACAGGCAGATTCTTAAAGACCATAGCAAGCAGTAGCCAACGTCTTGACAACCTAGTACGTAGCCTTCGCAACTATGCCAAGCCAGGCAAGCGAGAACGTGAGCCAGTGGACATTCATCAGGGAATTGAAGAAACTCTTCTCATGCTACAGCATCGAATTAAGCTAGTTTCAGTGGTGAAAGACTATGGAACTCTATCCCCTGTCATGGGTTATCCTAGCAAGCTCAACCAAGTCTGGACGAATATTATCAACAACGCCCTGGACGCTATGGAAAGCCAAGACACACAAAATATTAGAATCTCAACCGTTGCCAAAGAAAACTATGTGGAAGTAGCCTTTCACGATAATGGCATTGGGATGAGTGATGTTCAGCTTGAAAAAGCCTTTGACCTGTATTTTAGCACGAAAAAGCAGGGCCAAGTAGGAATGGGTTTGGGCTTACCTATTTGCAAAAGCATTGTTATGGAACACGGTGGCGATATTCGTATTGCTTCTAAGGTGCATCAGGGAACTACTGTAACAGTTCGTATTCCAACGATTGGAGGGCGCTTATGA
- a CDS encoding response regulator has translation MNYLILIVDDDRDVLFTVKSELQDLSSMFTLETAESADEALEVIEEFEADEGQLALIICDHLMPNKLGVDFLIELEHRSMTQASKKLLLTGQADHQDTIKAINQGGLDHYIAKPWDPVEFSKAVKNLLTDYVIAFDSQPERFTRILNQEKIFNFIHERGDL, from the coding sequence ATGAACTATCTTATTCTTATTGTTGATGACGACCGCGATGTCTTATTTACCGTTAAATCGGAATTACAAGACCTAAGCTCCATGTTCACCCTAGAAACGGCTGAATCAGCCGATGAAGCGCTCGAAGTGATTGAGGAGTTTGAAGCCGACGAGGGTCAATTAGCACTTATTATTTGCGATCATCTGATGCCAAATAAGTTGGGTGTCGATTTTCTAATCGAACTTGAACACCGATCCATGACTCAAGCCAGCAAGAAGCTTCTTCTCACCGGCCAGGCTGATCATCAAGATACGATCAAGGCGATCAACCAAGGTGGTTTAGATCACTATATTGCTAAACCTTGGGACCCTGTTGAGTTTTCTAAGGCTGTGAAAAACTTGCTAACAGACTATGTTATCGCTTTTGATAGCCAACCAGAACGGTTTACCCGAATTCTGAACCAGGAAAAGATATTTAATTTCATTCATGAACGAGGTGATCTATGA
- a CDS encoding SLC13 family permease: protein MMAKINIASWLAVLFSVILLLFPSLSSLEAYQGRMLAIMILAVVLWISELIPVYATGLLIICLQLIFLSDRGLKWLVDDGAPLAYQDVMANFASPIVILFLGGFSLASAANKYKIDRIMAHSLLKPFGTRPRFIMLGMMVITALFSMFMSNTATTAMMLAILSPVLAGLPEDEPSRKGFLLSVPLAANVGGIGTPIGTPPNAVALKYLSANTPISFGSWMAFGIPLVILFLTLGWWWLNTLYKPATPRLELKIERPKVRPRVAMIFYGTFASTIFLWLTSAFHGLNSYIVASIPLTIFFATGILDKGDIKKFNWEVLWLIAGGIALGQGMADSGLSQKLIELIPTAAMSIALLLIVFSALAYLMANFISNTATANLLLPLVATVVTGFQADDSMAVALVQIALVCSFGMAFPISTPPNALAYSTGLIDSRDLLKTGGFISVLGLIFVTAMGYLLL from the coding sequence ATGATGGCCAAAATAAATATCGCCTCATGGCTTGCAGTATTGTTTTCGGTGATCCTCCTTTTATTCCCGAGTCTAAGTTCACTGGAAGCTTACCAGGGCAGAATGCTCGCGATCATGATCCTAGCGGTTGTGCTGTGGATTTCAGAATTGATCCCGGTATATGCAACTGGCTTACTCATCATATGCTTGCAGCTCATTTTTTTGTCGGATCGTGGCTTGAAGTGGCTTGTCGATGACGGAGCACCACTGGCTTACCAAGATGTTATGGCTAACTTTGCGTCTCCCATTGTCATTCTTTTTTTAGGGGGATTCAGCTTAGCGTCTGCAGCCAACAAGTATAAGATTGATCGTATCATGGCTCATTCACTACTCAAGCCCTTCGGTACCAGACCTCGATTTATTATGCTTGGTATGATGGTGATCACAGCACTATTCTCCATGTTCATGAGCAATACTGCTACCACTGCCATGATGCTCGCCATACTGAGTCCAGTTCTAGCTGGCCTACCGGAGGATGAACCATCGCGAAAAGGCTTTCTGCTGTCGGTGCCGCTTGCTGCCAATGTTGGTGGAATTGGTACGCCCATCGGCACCCCTCCCAATGCAGTTGCTCTGAAATATCTGAGTGCCAATACACCCATAAGCTTCGGTAGCTGGATGGCCTTTGGCATTCCTTTGGTCATTCTCTTCTTAACTCTGGGGTGGTGGTGGCTAAATACTTTATATAAGCCAGCAACGCCACGGCTCGAACTCAAGATCGAGCGCCCCAAAGTCAGGCCACGGGTGGCTATGATCTTCTATGGCACCTTTGCATCGACTATTTTTCTATGGCTTACCAGTGCCTTTCATGGCTTAAATTCCTATATTGTCGCGTCCATTCCTTTGACCATTTTCTTTGCAACCGGAATTTTGGATAAGGGAGACATCAAGAAGTTCAATTGGGAAGTACTTTGGCTCATTGCTGGTGGTATTGCTCTGGGGCAAGGAATGGCTGATTCCGGTTTAAGTCAAAAACTAATCGAACTCATTCCAACAGCTGCCATGTCCATCGCCTTACTGCTGATCGTGTTTTCAGCCCTCGCCTATCTAATGGCAAACTTTATTTCCAATACTGCCACAGCTAACCTTCTTTTGCCTTTGGTAGCAACTGTCGTCACTGGATTTCAGGCTGATGATTCGATGGCCGTTGCTCTCGTTCAGATCGCTTTGGTCTGTTCATTTGGAATGGCGTTTCCTATCAGCACACCGCCCAATGCCTTGGCGTATTCTACAGGGCTTATCGATTCTCGTGATCTTCTAAAAACAGGTGGCTTCATCAGTGTCTTAGGTTTGATCTTCGTCACTGCCATGGGGTATCTACTGCTATAA
- a CDS encoding DUF4920 domain-containing protein: MRVLLSLCIILSSTCFAKDYGEALKPNLPKISLKKDEKLKNLNKPIELKGQVKKVCQKKGCWMVLDDGHDAIRITFKGYSFFVPMKLEGQTVRAQGILQKKVRTVGQQKHFLEDAGASQKEIDKIKDDKTVYEFVATGVKTENTI; the protein is encoded by the coding sequence ATGAGAGTCCTTCTTAGCCTCTGTATCATCTTGTCCAGCACCTGCTTCGCAAAAGACTATGGCGAGGCTTTGAAGCCGAACTTGCCAAAGATCAGCCTTAAAAAAGATGAGAAATTAAAGAATCTTAATAAGCCTATAGAGTTAAAAGGGCAGGTTAAAAAAGTGTGTCAAAAAAAAGGATGCTGGATGGTCCTAGATGACGGCCACGACGCGATTCGTATCACGTTTAAGGGCTACAGCTTCTTCGTGCCTATGAAGCTTGAAGGCCAGACAGTGCGAGCACAAGGCATCCTTCAGAAGAAAGTTCGAACAGTTGGTCAGCAAAAGCACTTTCTCGAAGACGCTGGAGCAAGCCAGAAAGAGATAGATAAGATTAAAGACGATAAGACTGTTTATGAGTTTGTGGCTACAGGAGTTAAGACTGAGAATACGATCTAA